Proteins encoded in a region of the Methanofollis tationis genome:
- a CDS encoding DJ-1/PfpI/YhbO family deglycase/protease, with protein MKIVCAIAPDKFRDEEVLIPLRLFADAGIETVIASTRAGTCEGMLGASVEASVPFMAISPDDYDGIVIAGGIGSQDHLWGNSDLVTLVRSFASAGKVVAAICLSPVVLARAGILSGRKATVFCSPGSTIEMKRGGATQVDNDVVTDGRIVTANGPSASENFAKAIIDLLSI; from the coding sequence ATGAAGATCGTATGTGCAATCGCGCCGGACAAATTTCGGGATGAAGAGGTGCTGATCCCTCTGCGCCTCTTTGCAGATGCCGGCATTGAGACGGTGATCGCATCGACCCGCGCGGGTACCTGCGAAGGGATGCTCGGGGCCTCGGTGGAGGCGTCAGTGCCCTTTATGGCGATATCTCCAGACGATTACGACGGCATCGTCATCGCCGGCGGAATCGGTTCTCAGGACCATCTCTGGGGGAACAGCGATCTGGTCACTCTTGTGCGGTCCTTCGCCTCTGCCGGAAAAGTTGTCGCGGCGATCTGCCTATCTCCGGTCGTTCTTGCACGGGCCGGCATTCTTTCAGGGAGAAAGGCAACAGTATTTTGCAGTCCGGGCTCCACGATTGAGATGAAGCGGGGCGGGGCGACACAGGTGGACAATGATGTGGTGACTGACGGCAGGATCGTGACGGCAAACGGGCCGTCTGCATCAGAAAACTTTGCAAAAGCGATTATAGATCTTCTCTCCATTTGA
- a CDS encoding IS256 family transposase: protein MDPLALIEDYLSDNENGMKTLITWFLNQVMLLEALHQAGAEQYERTDARKAHRNGYKKRSLKTRYGETILQKPQFREFPFETQVFGRYSRVEKALENAIFESYLQGVSTRRIQEIVAHFGIEQLSPASVSRIAKDLDEQVHAFLQRPIEQEIPYLFVDASYYKVREGPRYITKALLVIAGVRMDGYREILGARITDCENEMFWSGLFEDLKERGLVGVKMVVSDGHAGIQKAAEATFLGASWQMCSVHCTRAVLKNIPRKHQKEVAESLKEAYGDEERLQELADDLNERGYRKAANTIERFIPGLMSYTAFPKEHAKRIRTTNMMERVNKELKRRTKVVGAFPNEESLLRLAGSILMDINEEWVTGRRYLTMEGE from the coding sequence ATGGATCCCTTAGCGTTAATCGAAGATTATCTTTCCGATAATGAGAATGGCATGAAGACCCTCATCACCTGGTTCCTCAACCAGGTGATGCTGCTCGAAGCCCTCCACCAGGCGGGAGCCGAGCAGTATGAACGAACCGATGCGCGGAAGGCTCACCGAAACGGCTACAAGAAGCGATCTCTGAAAACCCGATATGGAGAAACGATCCTCCAGAAACCGCAGTTCCGAGAATTTCCCTTCGAAACACAGGTATTTGGACGCTATTCCCGGGTTGAGAAGGCTCTTGAGAATGCTATCTTTGAATCCTACCTTCAGGGAGTCTCAACCCGCCGGATCCAGGAGATTGTTGCTCATTTTGGCATCGAACAACTCTCTCCTGCTTCAGTATCCAGGATAGCAAAGGACCTCGATGAACAGGTCCATGCATTCCTTCAGAGGCCTATTGAACAGGAGATTCCCTATCTCTTTGTGGATGCTTCGTACTACAAAGTCAGAGAGGGACCACGCTACATCACCAAAGCTCTTCTGGTGATCGCCGGTGTTCGAATGGATGGCTACCGCGAAATCCTGGGAGCCAGAATCACTGATTGCGAGAATGAGATGTTCTGGTCGGGATTGTTCGAAGACCTCAAAGAACGAGGATTGGTGGGTGTCAAGATGGTTGTCTCAGATGGTCATGCCGGGATCCAGAAGGCGGCGGAAGCCACCTTCCTCGGCGCATCGTGGCAGATGTGCTCGGTCCATTGCACCCGGGCGGTTTTAAAGAATATTCCACGGAAACATCAGAAAGAAGTTGCTGAGTCCTTGAAGGAGGCATATGGGGACGAGGAGAGACTGCAGGAGCTTGCAGACGATCTGAACGAACGAGGATATCGGAAAGCGGCCAATACGATCGAGAGATTCATCCCGGGACTTATGAGTTACACGGCGTTCCCGAAAGAGCACGCAAAGCGGATCCGAACGACGAACATGATGGAAAGAGTCAACAAGGAACTGAAACGGAGAACCAAAGTTGTAGGGGCCTTTCCCAATGAAGAGTCACTCCTCAGGCTGGCAGGATCCATCCTGATGGACATCAATGAGGAGTGGGTGACCGGCAGAAGATATTTGACGATGGAGGGGGAATGA
- a CDS encoding PaaI family thioesterase has protein sequence MGYLEELSAKGQKANPFFVMMGIEPISFGDGAAVLSMQVRPDMLNGDGWLQGGVYTALVDEAMALALITVLGEGERIATISEATSFLSGVQDGMICASGRVIRKGRSVAFAEGEVTRDDGRVLARTTASFAVLQPGR, from the coding sequence ATGGGATATCTGGAGGAACTATCTGCAAAGGGGCAGAAAGCAAACCCATTTTTTGTCATGATGGGGATTGAGCCGATCTCCTTCGGCGATGGGGCGGCCGTTCTGTCGATGCAGGTGAGGCCCGATATGCTGAACGGCGACGGCTGGCTGCAGGGCGGCGTCTATACGGCGCTTGTGGACGAAGCAATGGCCCTTGCTCTCATTACCGTGCTGGGAGAGGGGGAGCGTATCGCCACCATCTCTGAGGCGACGTCGTTCCTCTCGGGCGTTCAGGACGGGATGATCTGTGCGTCCGGCCGCGTGATCCGCAAAGGCAGGTCTGTCGCTTTTGCAGAGGGGGAAGTTACCCGCGACGACGGACGGGTGCTGGCCAGGACAACAGCGTCCTTTGCTGTTCTGCAGCCCGGCAGATAG